One part of the Brachionichthys hirsutus isolate HB-005 unplaced genomic scaffold, CSIRO-AGI_Bhir_v1 contig_177, whole genome shotgun sequence genome encodes these proteins:
- the LOC137914587 gene encoding hexokinase-1-like, whose translation MIAAQLLAYYFTELKDDQIKKIDKYLYSMRFSDETLLDIMKQFRRELIKGLGRDTNATAALKMLPTFVRSIPDGSEKGDFIALDLGGSNFRILRVKVSHEKKQTVQMESQIYDTPEDIMHGSGARLFDHVAECLGDFMEKHNIKDKRLPVGFTFSFPCQQSKLDEGFLITWTKRFKASGVEGLDVVKLLNKAIKKRGDYDADIMAVVNDTVGTMMTCGFDDQRCEVGIIVGTGTNACYMEELHNIDLVEGDEGRMCVNTEWGAFGDDGRLEDIRTEFDREIDRGSINPGNQLFEKMVSGMYLGELVRLILVKMARDGMLFEGRITPELLTMGRIETKHISAIEKSKEGLSKTREILCRLGLEPTTEDCISVQHVCTIVSFRSANLIAAALAGILLKLKDNKGVTRLRTTVGIDGSLYKMHPQYARRLHKAVRRLVPDIDVRFLLSESGSGKGAAMVTAVAYRLAEHSREIAQTLSEFRLTTEQLLEVKKRMREEIQNGLSKTTHDSAAVKMLPTFVQSTPDGTENGDFLALDLGGTNFRVLLVRIRSGKKRTVEMHNKIYAIPLEVMQGTGEELFDHIVQCISDFLDYMGMKNTRLPLGFTFSFPCRQTSLDAGILLTWTKGFKATDCEGEDVVGLLRDAIKRREEFDLDVVAVVNDTVGTMMTCAYEEPTCVIGLIAGTGSNACYMEEMRNVEMIEGDEGQMCVNMEWGAFGDNGCLDDIRTEYDRIVDDFSLNSGKQRYEKMCSGMYLGEIVRNILIDMTKRGFLFRGQISETLKTRGIFETKFLSQIESDRLALLQVRSILQHLGLDSTCDDSIIVKEVCGAVSRRAAQLCGAGMAAVVDKIRENRGLDHLKITVGVDGTLYKLHPHFSKIMHQTVKELAPQCKVNFLLSEDGSGKGAALITAVGCRMRQALNSK comes from the exons ATCGATAAGTACTTGTACTCCATGCGTTTCTCCGATGAGACGTTGCTGGACATCATGAAGCAGTTTCGCAGGGAGCTGATCAAAGGGCTGGGCCGGGACACCAACGCCACGGCTGCACTGAAGATGCTGCCAACGTTTGTGCGATCAATACCTGACGGCTCAG AGAAGGGAGACTTCATTGCCTTGGATTTGGGAGGGAGCAACTTCAGGATCCTCCGTGTCAAAGTGAGCCACGAGAAGAAGCAGACCGTTCAGATGGAGAGTCAGATCTACGACACGCCAGAGGACATCATGCACGGCAGTGGGGCGAGA CTGTTCGACCACGTGGCAGAGTGTCTCGGGGACTTCATGGAAAAGCACAACATCAAAGACAAGAGACTTCCAGTGGGGTTCACCTTCTCCTTCCCCTGCCAGCAGAGCAAACTAGATGAG GGCTTTCTGATAACGTGGACTAAGCGTTTCAAGGCCAGTGGAGTGGAGGGATTGGATGTTGTCAAGCTGCTCAACAAAGCTATTAAGAAGCGAGGA GATTATGATGCTGACATCATGGCAGTAGTAAACGATACTGTGGGAACAATGATGACCTGCGGCTTCGACGACCAGCGATGTGAAGTCGGCATTATTGTCG GCACTGGCACCAACGCGTGCTACATGGAGGAGCTGCATAACATCGACCTGGTGGAGGGCGACGAGGGTCGGATGTGTGTGAACACTGAGTGGGGGGCCTTCGGAGACGACGGCAGGCTAGAAGACATCCGGACCGAGTTCGACAGGGAGATAGACCGAGGCTCCATAAACCCCGGAAATCAGCT ATTTGAGAAGATGGTCAGCGGCATGTACTTGGGGGAGCTGGTACGTCTGATCCTGGTGAAGATGGCCAGAGACGGCATGCTGTTTGAGGGGAGAATCACCCCCGAGCTGCTCACTATGGGGAGGATtgaaaccaaacacatctcagcCATAGAAAA GAGCAAGGAGGGGTTATCCAAGACCAGAGAGATTTTATGCCGACTGGGTTTGGAGCCCACGACTGAAGACTGCATTTCTGTCCAGCAT GTTTGCACCATTGTGTCTTTCCGCTCTGCCAACCTGATAGCCGCCGCGCTGGCGGGCATCCTGCTGAAGCTAAAGGACAACAAAGGCGTGACGCGCCTCAGGACCACCGTGGGCATCGACGGGTCTCTGTACAAGATGCACCCACA GTATGCCCGCCGTCTTCATAAGGCAGTCCGTCGTTTGGTTCCGGACATTGATGTCCGGTTCCTCCTATCAGAGAGCGGCAGTGGAAAAGGAGCAGCCATGGTGACGGCCGTGGCTTATCGACTGGCCGAACATTCACGAGAAATCGCCCAAACGTTGTCTGAATTCCGCCTGACGACCGaacagctgctggag GTAaagaagagaatgagagaagagatACAAAACGGCCTTTCAAAGACCACGCATGACTCTGCTGCTGTCAAAATGCTGCCAACCTTTGTACAAAGCACTCCTGATGGAACCg AGAACGGCGACTTCTTGGCTTTAGATTTAGGAGGAACCAACTTTCGAGTTCTGCTGGTCAGGATTCGTTCTGGTAAGAAGAGAACAGTGGAGATGCACAACAAGATCTACGCTATTCCTCTGGAGGTGATGCAGGGCACGGGAGAGGAG TTGTTCGATCACATCGTTCAGTGTATCAGTGACTTCCTGGACTACATGGGAATGAAGAacactcgtcttcctctgggTTTCACCTTCTCCTTCCCCTGCCGGCAGACCAGCCTCGATGCT ggCATCCTTTTGACGTGGACCAAAGGATTTAAAGCCACAGATTGTGAAGGAGAAGATGTCGTGGGACTTTTGAGGGACGCCATAAAGAGGAGAGAG GAATTTGACCTGGATGTAGTAGCCGTAGTGAACGACACGGTAGGAACCATGATGACCTGTGCCTATGAGGAGCCCACCTGCGTGATTGGGCTCATTGCCG GCACCGGCAGCAATGCTTGTTAcatggaggagatgaggaatgTTGAAATGATCGAGGGCGATGAGGGACAGATGTGTGTCAACATGGAGTGGGGGGCTTTCGGAGACAACGGATGCCTTGATGACATCAGGACGGAGTATGACCGCATCGTTGACGACTTCTCCCTCAATTCAGGCAAACAAAG ATATGAGAAAATGTGCAGTGGGATGTATCTTGGTGAAATTGTGCGGAACATCCTGATCGATATGACCAAAAGAGGATTCCTGTTCAGAGGGCAGATTTCAGAAACACTAAAGACCAGAGGCATCTTTGAAACCAAATTCCTCTCACAGATAGAGAG TGACAGATTGGCTTTGCTGCAGGTGAGATCCATCCTGCAGCACTTGGGGCTGGACAGCACCTGTGATGACAGCATCATAGTCAAAGAG GTGTGTGGAGCCGTGTCACGGCGTGCAGCTCAGCTGTGTGGGGCAGGAATGGCAGCCGTGGTGGATAAGATCAGGGAGAACCGAGGACTGGACCATCTGAAAATCACTGTAGGGGTAGACGGGACGCTCTACAAACTACATCCACA TTTCTCCAAGATCATGCACCAGACGGTAAAGGAACTGGCTCCTCAGTGTAAAGTTAACTTCCTGCTGTCAGAGGATGGCAGCGGGAAAGGAGCGGCGCTCATCACAGCGGTGGGCTGCCGGATGAGACAGGCACTGAACAGTAAATAG
- the LOC137914599 gene encoding DNA replication ATP-dependent helicase/nuclease DNA2-like produces the protein MNRTKLKKAPAGQRNISVFFSCQNHKEGLSSSTKLSITGGALAKCETQSEDGVTSAIRPHSPLKKSIVLDLENLLPSSPEFLLSVPETPKSQIKVASSFSRYRGQSISQPSQRFGQLSPVCRSPRPKGQSVRRAISKGSGKGMSEVGCSSSIKRLISPSQESNNAKKKRPANPLAEPDVFTGSNLKATRPLIGCLNTPLFSGDQSMDCCRDNEVVLEDNKSIMPSLESAWMEDETEKDCGLALIGTERKATDPKDCQIAHTHLDEIPRTPTALTHTDTAQNITSVMQVRDDGELGEVEAARTASTSVKEDNGTLSGQKQAEGATAASPEEERLMESWFAEEMDDGGRVSEKKSRKSREVPDHVILTGGRNNRYWVLDVEERPGCKTLKISCFKSLHPTETCVLIDGWEDTPVRRGDVVHLEGEGDGGSWLVDREHGFLVLRPDSLISGTSISSSIRCMRQAVLGDMFKSADGGSKEMLKGSMVHEIFQNAATAKDFSMKTLSDLADQSLCSPQYLGDMYSLGVSQEEMKEELYQYLPSIERWAEEYLSSPTPKAISLKMPDSGAPSRGQESETLVTIAELADIEESVWAPRFGLKGRIDVTAQIRTQRPRSGRHTAPEDRTVPLELKTGKESNSIAHRSQVILYTLMTEDRYNPGAGFLLYLKTGNLHPVVPTHMDRRELLKLRNTLVRHIHHCVETEAGRSHLARLPDVLTDRQTCQYCSRRRNCALYERAIDGNSENVSKHSVRDFLQQETGHLTPRHIKYFSHWLLLCCLEAVTMESKNGQKRVWLEAAEEREKNGNCVADVQLCGPVTAQSAEAFLHRFQRSSAAPQKGLDESGLARGDPIVVSDIAGRLVGLATGYLHDVSKTSIGCTLNRDLSKHSGLLFRLDGDEGVVGVSSHLTNLSNLMENSQESDRLRQLVVDLRPPEFISNLSTVLPREAKDDVADILKGLNKPQKQAMKKVLLSIDYTLVVGMPGTGKTTTICALVRILHACGFSVLLTSYTHSAVDNILLKLKRFRVGFLRLGRGQKVHPDILPYTEETRKKGVHSLSELEHLYNKELVVATTCMGMRHPIFTRRRFDFCIVDEASQISQPVSIGPLLYAKRFVLVGDHQQLPPIVQNPEARSLGMDESLFKRLEHHDEAVVQLNVQYRMNRQIMSLSNSLMYEGRLECGSERTATALLNLPFLPTVQSELSSFAEADPLHDLAWIQTTLLPSNPVCFLDCSMVPALESLEQSGISNHTEAVIIHKLLSLLIKAGCKPGDIGVITPYRQQLKSISALLQSSVFTGVEVKTVDKYQGRDKSLIVLSFVRSNPEGEKLGELLKDWRRLNVAITRAKHKLVMVGSATTLRHYAPVEKLLKHLQQENMIIQLPQAAHKAIPIYSL, from the exons ATGAATAGGACCAAACTAAAGAAG GCACCAGCCGGGCAGCGGAACATCTCAGTCTTCTTTTCCTGTCAAAACCACAAAGAG GGCCTGTCGTCTTCCACAAAATTGTCCATCACCGGCGGTGCGCTTGCCAAATGTGAAACTCAGAGTGAAGATGGAGTAACGTCTGCAATCAGACCTCATTCACCGTTAAAGAAGAGTATCGTATTGGACCTTGAAAACCTCCTGCCCTCCTCGCCAgagtttctcctttctgttccGGAGACCCCCAAAAGTCAGATCAAGGTTGCTTCCTCTTTCTCCAGATATCGAGGTCAATCAATCTCCCAGCCGAGCCAAAGGTTTGGCCAGCTGTCTCCAGTCTGTCGTAGTCCCCGACCCAAAGGGCAGAGTGTACGGAGAGCTATATCAAAGGGTTCTGGAAAAGGTATGAGTGAAGTGGGGTGTTCAAGCTCCATAAAAAGACTGATCAGCCCTTCTCAAGAGTCCAACAATGCCAAGAAGAAAAGACCTGCTAACCCATTGGCGGAACCAGATGTGTTCACGGGGAGCAATCTGAAGGCAACACGGCCCTTGATTGGTTGTTTGAATACTCCTCTTTTCTCCGGTGACCAGTCAATGGATTGTTGTCGAGACAACGAAGTGGTCCTCGAGGACAACAAAAGCATAATGCCGTCTTTGGAGTCTGCTTGGATGGAAGATGAAACCGAGAAAGACTGTGGTTTGGCTTTGATCGGAACCGAGCGGAAAGCCACCGATCCGAAAGACTGTCAAATCGCACACACTCACCTGGATGAGATTCCTCGCACGCCAactgctctcacacacacagatactgcACAAAATATCACATCTGTAATGCAGGTAAGAGACGACGGGGAGCTTGGTGAGGTAGAGGCTGCAAGAACAGCATCGACTTCAGTCAAGGAAGACAATGGGACGTTGTCAGGCCAGAAACAGGCTGAAG GAGCAACGGCAGCAAGTcctgaggaggagaggctgaTGGAGAGCTGGTTTGCAGAAGAGATGGACGATGGAGGCCGGGTCTCAGAGAAGAAATCCAGAAAAAGCCG TGAGGTGCCTGACCATGTCATCCTGACTGGAGGACGAAACAACCGCTACTGGGTTTTGGATGTGGAGGAGAGACCTGGCTGTAAAACACTGAAAATATCATGCTTCAAATCTCTACATCCAACTGAGACGTGTGTCCTGATAGACGGATG GGAGGACACGCCTGTTCGCCGTGGGGATGTGGTGCATCTGGAGGGCGAAGGCGACGGTGGATCCTGGTTAGTAGATCGGGAGCACGGCTTCCTGGTTTTACGACCCGATAGCCTCATCTCGGGTACCAGCATCTCGAGCTCCATCCGCTGCATGAGGCAAGCTGTGCTGGGCGATATGTTCAAG AGTGCTGACGGTGGCTCCAAGGAAATGCTGAAGGGCAGTATGGTCCATGAAATCTTTCAAAACGCAGCTACAGCTAAAGATTTTTCTATGAAGACTTTGTCTGATTTGGCTGACCAGTCCCTCTGCAGCCCTCAGTACCTGGGAGACAT GTACAGTTTGGGTGTAAGTCAGGAAGAGATGAAGGAGGAATTGTATCAATATCTGCCCTCAATAGAACGCTGGGCTGAGGAATACCTCAGTTCTCCAACACCAAAAGCTATCAGTCTCAAAAT GCCTGACAGCGGAGCTCCGAGCAGAGGCCAAGAATCGGAAACTCTTGTCACAATTGCAGAGTTGGCCGATATAGAAGAGAGCGTGTGGGCGCCAAGATTTGGTCTGAAGGGGAGAATCGATGTGACGGCGCAGATTCGAACCCAAAGGCCGCGAAGCGGACGTCACACGGCCCCGGAGGACAGGACCGTCCCCCTGGAGCTGAAAACTGGGAAGGAGAGTAACTCCATAGCGCATCGCAGTCAG GTCATCCTGTACACGCTAATGACCGAGGATCGATACAATCCTGGTGCTGGCTTCCTGCTTTACCTGAAGACTGGCAACCTGCACCCTGTAGTGCCAACTCACATGGATCGCAGAG AGCTCCTGAAGCTGAGGAATACCTTGGTTCGCCACATTCACCACTGCGTGGAGACTGAGGCAGGGCGGAGCCATTTGGCAAGACTTCCAGACgtcctgacagacagacaaacatgccAGTATTGTTCTCGGAGAAGAAACTGTGCTTTATATGAAAG AGCGATTGATGGCAACTCTGAAAACGTCTCTAAGCACAGTGTTCGAGATTTCCTGCAACAGGAGACGGGTCACCTGACCCCTCGACACATAAAGTATTTTTCCCATTGGCTGCTACTTTGCTGCCTTGAGGCGGTCACCATGGAGTCCAAGAATGGCCAAAAGCGTGTCTGGCTtgaggctgcagaggagcg AGAGAAGAATGGAAACTGCGTGGCTGATGTGCAGCTCTGTGGCCCAGTGACGGCGCAGTCTGCAGAAGCTTTCCTCCACCGATTCCAGCGATCCAGCGCAGCGCCTCAGAAGGGTTTGGACGAAAGCGGTTTAGCGAGGGGGGATCCTATTGTTGTCAGTGACATTGCTGGTCGGTTGGTTGGATTGGCAACAGGATACCTGCATGATGTCAGCAAGACATCCATCGGCTGCACTTTGAACAG AGACCTGTCTAAACACAGTGGGCTGTTGTTCCGGTTGGATGGGGATGAAGGCGTGGTGGGCGTCAGTTCTCACCTCACAAATCTGTCCAACCTCATGGAGAACTCTCAGGAAAG TGATCGTTTGAGGCAGCTGGTCGTTGACCTTCGTCCTCCGGAGTTTATTTCCAACCTCAGCACCGTCCTTCCAAGAGAGGCCAAGGACGATGTGGCCGACATCCTCAAAG gtcTCAACAAACCACAGAAGCAGGCCATGAAGAAGGTGTTGTTGTCCATAGACTACACACTGGTTGTTGGCATGCCAGGCACAGGCAAAACCACAACCATCTGTGCACTG GTTCGCATCCTTCATGCATGTGGCTTCAGCGTGTTGCTGACGAGCTACACCCACTCGGCCGTCGACAACATCCTGCTGAAGCTGAAACGTTTCCGGGTTGGGTTCCTGCGCCTCGGTCGGGGGCAGAAG GTTCATCCAGACATCCTGCCTTACACAGAGGAAACTAGGAAGAAGGGAGTTCACAGTCTGTCAGAACTGGAGCATCTTTACAATAAAGAA CTGGTGGTGGCGACCACCTGCATGGGCATGAGGCATCCCATTTTCACCCGCCGCCGATTTGATTTCTGCATCGTAGACGAAGCTTCGCAGATCAGCCAACCTGTTTCTATCGGACCCCTGCTCTACGCAAAGAGATTTGTCCTGGTTGGAGATCATCAACAGCTCCCACCAATAGTGCAGAATCCGGAAGCgag GTCACTTGGGATGGATGAAAGTCTGTTTAAGCGACTGGAGCACCATGATGAGGCCGTGGTCCAGCTCAACGTGCAGTACCGAATGAACCG TCAGATAATGTCCCTCAGTAACTCGCTGATGTACGAAGGCCGGCTGGAGTGTGGCTCAGAGAGGACGGCCACAGCGCTGCTCAACCTGCCATTCCTGCCTACTGTCCAGTCAGAGCTCAGTTCTTTCGCCGAGGCTGATCCACTGCATGACCTGGCTTGGATACAGACCACATTGTTGCCAAGCAACCCTGTTTGCTTCCTAGATTGCTCAATG GTGCCAGCTCTGGAGTCTCTGGAGCAGAGTGGGATTAGCAATCACACTGAGGCTGTTATCATCCACAAGCTGCTTTCATTGCTGATAAAg GCAGGATGTAAGCCTGGAGATATCGGTGTCATCACCCCCTACAGACAGCAGTTGAAGAGTATCTCTGCTCTTCTGCAGTCCTCTGTATTCACCGGGGTGGAGGTGAAGACAGTGGACAAATATCAAGGACGGGACAAAAGCCTGATTGTTCTTTCCTTTGTGAGGAGCAATCCAGAAGGAGAAAAA TTGGGGGAGCTGCTGAAGGACTGGCGCCGCCTGAATGTAGCCATTACCAGGGCGAAGCACAAACTGGTGATGGTCGGTTCTGCCACAACCCTGCGACACTACGCCCCAGTGGAGAAACTGCTCAAACATCTCCAGCAAGAGAACATG ATTATCCAGCTCCCACAAGCTGCCCACAAGGCCATCCCGATCTACTCCCTGTGA
- the LOC137914592 gene encoding substance-K receptor-like — MDDQRLTQGVERDMEATSFPLSATVDWLEDGNETNGNQFQQPDWQVALWAIAYSLIILVSVTGNITVIWIILAHRRMRTVTNYFIVNLAFSDVSMASFNTVFNFVYALHNDWYFGLGYCRFQNFFPITAMFSSIYSMAAIAVDRYMAIIHPLKPRLSSTSTKVVIALIWIVAILLAFPQCYYSVTQFYYPRTVCMVDWPGDYGGTHQLSYQYAVILLIYLLPLLVMLVTYSLVGRSLWGGRIPGEATDHYHNQITAKRKVVKMMVVVVVTFAMCWLPYHVYFILGSFNKEIYKEHYIQQVYLAIFWLAMSSTMYNPIIYCCLNQRFRAGFRHAFAWCPFIKVSEEDRMELQHTHIFRVTMTRSHRKESAYANASIKTNAFDPKTESEKNTCIPKYETSKTYSPQKTKTPGDKAASKLMQHRPTH; from the exons atggaCGACCAAAGACTTACTCAAGGCGTTGAACGAGACATGGAGGCCACTTCATTCCCCTTATCAGCGACCGTCGACTGGCTGGAGGACGGAAACGAGACGAACGGGAATCAGTTCCAGCAGCCCGACTGGCAG GTGGCTCTTTGGGCCATCGCTTACTCCCTTATCATCTTGGTGTCTGTCACTGGGAACATcacagtgatctggatcattcttGCTCACAGACGCATGAGGACCGTCACCAACTACTTCATTGTCAATCTTGCCTTCTCCGATGTTTCCATGGCCTCATTCAACACTGTTTTTAACTTCGTCTATGCCCTTCACAACGACTGGTACTTCGGCCTGGGCTACTGCCGATTTCAAAACTTTTTTCCCATCACAGCCATGTTTTCATCAATATACTCAATGGCTGCCATCGCAGtggacag GTACATGGCCATCATCCATCCTCTAAAGCCCCGCCTCTCCTCAACCTCTACAAAGGTTGTGATTGCCCTTATTTGGATTGTGGCCATTTTACTGGCTTTCCCTCAGTGCTACTACAGCGTGACACAATTTTACTACCCCAGGACCGTGTGCATGGTTGACTGGCCTGGCGATTACGGAGGAACACATCAACTAAG TTACCAGTATGCGGTGATATTGCTGATCTACTTGCTTCCTCTGCTGGTGATGCTAGTGACCTACAGTTTAGTCGGTCGGTCGCTTTGGGGTGGGCGCATCCCCGGAGAGGCGACAGACCATTATCACAACCAGATAACAGCAAAGAGAAAG GTGGTGAAGATGATGGTCGTCGTGGTGGTGACCTTCGCCATGTGCTGGCTGCCCTATCACGTCTACTTCATACTGGGATCATTTAACAAGGAGATTTATAAAGAACACTACATCCAGCAG GTCTATCTGGCCATATTCTGGTTGGCGATGAGTTCAACCATGTACAACCCCATTATTTATTGCTGCCTGAACCAAAG GTTTCGTGCGGGTTTCCGTCACGCATTTGCCTGGTGCCCCTTCATCAAAGTGTCGGAGGAGGATAGGATGGaactgcagcacacacacatcttcagaGTCACCATGACACGCAGCCACCGCAAAGAAAGTGCGTACGCAAACGCCTCCATCAAAACCAACGCCTTTGACCCAAAAACGGAGAGCGAAAAAAACACTTGCATCCCTAAATATGAGACATCAAAAACATACAGCCCACAGAAAACAAAGACGCCTGGTGATAAAGCAGCTTCCAAACTGATGCAGCACAGACCTACCCACTGA
- the LOC137914602 gene encoding tetraspanin-15-like — protein sequence MSNNDDIRYCHKFSYVLLKFLLFFYAIVFWLIGAFILAIGIYAEVERQRYKTLEGVFLAPAIILIVLGIVMFIVSLIGVLASLRDNLTLLKVFMYTLAICLILELLGGVLALVFRSQTVELLNKNIRRGITNYYDDLDFKNIMDFVQKKFQCCGGKEYKDWSVNMYHNCSAPGPLACGVPYTCCIITRPNEVANTLCGYKALEKERLDLIDTIHIRGCTDAFFIWLMDNYKIMAAILLGILLPQFFGVVVSWLYITRVEDAISEYSHYRDRLLNSNEHERAAKTHGRVSKWFNCMPDID from the exons ATGTCAAACAACGACGACATCCGATACTGTCACAAATTCTCCTACGTTCTCCTCAAATTCCTGCTTTTCTTCTACGCCATTGTCTTTTGG CTGATCGGAGCCTTTATCTTGGCCATTGGCATCTATGCTGAGGTGGAGAGGCAACGCTACAAGACGCTGGAGGGGGTGTTCTTGGCCCCGGCCATAATCCTGATCGTTCTGGGGATTGTAATGTTCATTGTGTCATTGATTGGAGTCCTGGCTTCATTGAGGGATAATCTAACCCTTCTGAAGGTG TTCATGTACACCCTGGCTATATGTCTGATCCTGGAGCTGCTGGGAGGAGTACTGGCACTGGTGTTCCGCAGCCAG ACGGTGGAATTGCTGAACAAGAACATCCGAAGAGGAATAACGAACTACTACGACGACCTGGACTTCAAAAACATCATGGACTTTGTGCAGAAGAAG TTTCAATGCTGCGGCGGTAAAGAGTATAAAGACTGGTCGGTGAACATGTACCACAACTGTTCTGCTCCTGGCCCACTGGCATGTGGGGTCCCTTACACCTGCTGCATCATCACCAGG CCTAATGAAGTAGCCAATACTTTGTGTGGGTACAAAGCGTTGGAGAAAGAG CGACTGGACTTGATAGATACGATCCACATCAGAGGCTGCACTGATGCGTTCTTCATCTGGCTGATGGACAACTACAAGATTATGGCAGCAATACTATTAGGGATCCTGCTGcctcag ttTTTTGGTGTGGTAGTCAGCTGGCTGTACATCACTCGCGTCGAAGACGCCATCAGTGAGTACAGTCACTACAGGGACAGACTACTGAACTCAAACGAACACGAAAGAGCAGCCAAGACTCACGGCCGTGTGTCCAAATGGTTCAACTGTATGCCAGACATCGACTGA